GACTGTGGGAAGCTCGTCGGCTGCTTCGGGTCTTTGATGACGGGGTCTGTTTCCAGCACATCGGCAATACGATCCGCAGAAACAGCCGCACGTGGGATCATGATGAACATGATCGACATCATCAAGAAGCTCATCACGACCTGCATCGCATACTGCATGAAGGCGATCATATCACCGACCTGCATCGTTGCTTCTGCAACCTGGTGCGCACCCACCCAGATGATAAGCAGCGTCGTCAGGTTCATGATCAACATCATGGCTGGCATCATCAAGCCAATAGCGCGGCTAACGAACAGGTTCGTGCTCGTGAGGTCCTCGTTGGCTTTGTCAAACCGTTGCTCTTCAAAGCCCTGTGTATTGAAGGCCCGGATCACCATCATGCCGGAGAGATTTTCGCGCGCAACCAGGTTCAGGCGGTCCGTCAAACTCTGGATGATGCGGAACTTGGGTAGAACCAGGTTGAACATGATAAAGATCATGACCATCAATGCACCCACGGCCACGGCAATGGTCCACCACATGGTGGCATCTGTATTCAAGGCCATGATGATCCCGCCCACGCCCATGATAGGCGCATAAAACACAATACGGATCAACATAACCATCAGGATTTGTAGCTGGGTGATGTCGTTCGTCGTGCGTGTAATCAGGGATGCGACCGAGAATTTATCAAACTCAGAGTTGGAGAAACTCTCGACTTTGCGGAAGACATCCCGGCGCAAGTTACGGGCCATACCCGCTGCTGTACGCGCTGCTAAGTAACCCACAGCAATTGAGCTGAAACCTGAAACGAGCGAAATCCCGAGCATGATTAAGCCCGTTGTGACGACATAGGTATTTTGCAATGTGGCTGTATCGATGCCGAGTGCTGCGTATTCGTTCTTCACGGCACTGACGGAAGCCTGTATGAGCATGGTTTCTGGCATGCTATCAAGGCGCTCTGTGACCTGCCCCAGGAACGTGTTTCGCATGGCATCCGGTAAGTTCTGTAAGACGGTGAAGACGTCCATGCCTTCCGGCAATGCGGAAAGGTCGAAGGGCATTTCCGATGACATCATACTCTCGTCTATGCTATCCGGGTCTGCTAGTGCAGCCTCGATGCCGGAGACAACCAACCATGCGCGGCCCATAATGGGGTTAAGGGCTGTGATGGTCTCCTCAGAAGTATCTGTGAGAACATAAACAGGCTCTGTTGCCAGCGCAGGGTACGTTGCCAACAGATCGTCGGTCGCGTTGGTGTTATCGTACAATGTAAAGGCTGCCAACACCTCATTGGCATCTTCCTCACTCAAAAAGAGTAGGAGCCTGTCCATCTCTGATTGGCGAATCGCATCCGGCACAGCATCTTCAATGCCACCCTGCTGGATGCCGACATTGACGATGTTCCCTGTGTAGTACGGTAGCGAGAGGTCTGCAATCGCTTGCAAAAACAGCAAACCAATCGCCATAGCGACGACAAAGATGAACGGATTGACGTAACGTGATAATCGGATCATATGGCCTATATTCCTTACAACACTCAGTGATGCACGACAAACGACTGATGCACCGTAAGAACGTATACGGTGTGCTCAGAGATTTGGTTTTGACGATACTAAGGGCTTAGAGCAGCAGTTAGGTGCTCATGTGCTCAACGAATTTGGTTTCATAGATTCAATGTCAGCGACATTTTCTGGCATCTTCTACCACGCGTTCCTCAATAATGCGCTCCAATGCTGGTAGAAAGACCTGTGCAGCGGCGATTTCCTCTTTTGTAAGGCCCTGGAAGTACTTTGCTGTGTGCTCAAGCAGGTTTTGTTTCATTTCTTCAGCACGAGCAAGGCCTTCATCGGTTGCCTGCAAAAGATACTGACGACGATCATCAGGCTTTCGGACCCGTTCGATCCATCCACGCTCGACGAGCACCTGTACCAGCGTACTTGCCGCCTGGAGGCTGACGTGACGTTTGCGTGCGAGGTCGCTTACTGTCATAGGCTCATCAATCAACTGGATGAGGGTAAAGCCTTGCATAAGGGTTGTGTCTTCTTCGATACTAGCGTCATTCACGACTTGATTGTGATGTGTCATGGCCCGCCTGAATTTGGGGAACAAGGCGAGCATATGACGCGCGACTTCATGACTGTCCCAGGTTTCTGCCATTTCATCTCCAACTAGTCAATATCACTGATAATCAAACGGTTTGATTATCAATTGTGATGATAGTCAGTCTAGTTGAGTATTTTAGGAGTGTCAATAGAAGAGGCTTAAGTTTTTACGTATTGTTAACGCATATACGCCTTTTGAGGTACCTTCGTTGCAGCATAGGCCGGTTATAGAAGGTTGTCTATACGAGGAACTATCTATTTGTGTCCCTAAAATCTAAGACCCTAAAAAGTACAACAGCCGCAAATTGATTCGTGCGGCTGTTGTAACGTGGGGGTAAGGAGTATGCAAAATTAGGTGATGGCCTATGAATGAAAACCCGGGATGCATCCTGCTGTACTAGCTTTCAATTCGATCCAACGGGTAACGGCCCATCCATAAACTGGTGACGTCGCCATTCTGGTCAGTCTCAAAGATCATCAGTTCACCTTGAGAAGAGCCGCCGACCATCTTAAATCGGTGTTCATCGTATGGCTCCAGACGGAAGCTGCCTGCCATATTGCCATCGGCAGGTACGGCTTTTAGCCAGCCATCGACCACTTTTATTTCGATGCCATCATCGAGTGAACGCAAGGCATAGCGCCCCATATAAGGCTTCCAGCTCTGAAGTTGTTCAGGCGTTGGTTTGGGGATAGCGCGCTTTTCTTCTGCCTCAAAAATGGGGATGAGTGTTCGCAGCATCATGTCTGAAATTTCGACAGGGTTAGTCCCTGTGTTCGTAAAGACCAGCACACCCAACTTTAAGGCCGGGACCATGGCGATATTGGTTGTATAGCCAGGCAATCCGCCGCTGTGCCCGATCACCTTATGGTTCGCGACAGGGCGCATCCCAAAGCCGATGCCATACCCAACTGTGAAGTTATCGTTAATCAATACGGGGGAATGCATCTCGCGCAGGGTGCTGCTGCCCAGGATTTGGCTGCCGCCAGCTTCTCCATCTCGGAATTGTAAGGACATAAATTTTGCCATATCCGCGACGGTGGAATACATCCCGCCTGCGGGTAAGAACCCGTTCTGGTTCCAATGTGGTGCGGGTGCGAAAGGCTCTCCTCGTGAGGGCAGATAGTAGCTGATGGCATATTCCTCTTCAGAGTAGCGCTCACGGTCAAAGCCTGTTGTCGTCATACCAAGCGGGCCGAGGATGTGCTCCTGAACGTATTCCACATAAGTCTGGCCTGCAATTTTGCTCAGCGTATGGCCCAGGATAGCAATCGCCAGATTCGAATACTTTGGCTCGAACATGGTCGGGAGGATCATCTCCAGGTCAGCAAGGCTGGCGATGAGTTCTTCAATTGTTGGCATATTCATATCGCGCCAACCCGCATGTGTGCCTTCACGCGGCAACCCAGATGAATGCGATACGATTTGACGGAAGGTTGGCGACTTCGCATCTGGGAAGTTTGATTGAATGGCAAAATCAGTCAGATATTTTGCAATGGGGTCATCTAATTGCAGCTTTCCTGCATCACGTAGCTGCATAAGCATCGTTGCGGTGAACAACTTCGTAATTGAAGCCACTCGGTAGACGGTCTTTTCGTTGGCTGCGATGCCTTTTTCGATATTGGCTGATCCGTAACCCTGATGCCAGATCAAGTCCTGATCAACGACGATACCAACGGACATTCCAGGAATTTGCCGATCTTCCAGCTCATAAGCTAGCTTGGCCCCAACGAGTTCGATTGCTGCGTGGATTGCATCAGTGATCGCCATAGTGACAGCTATGTTCCCCTCAATTGATCCAACGCTGGAGATTCTAGCAACATAGAGTTCATTTGACAAATAATTGTGCAATATTTGTTGCAAATTTATTTTGAGACTTATTTTTGTTGTTAAGCACGCCCATCGTATGACAAAAGGCGGGTAAACTTCATAGAATAGGCATTTTGGTTCATATGGTTAGTAATGGAGATTGATTATAATGAGGTTATTGAACTTAGATTGAACACAAAGGCTGTTGGGGTTGCCCAAAAAACATCATACTCTCGTTCTTGCCATGCTCCTGATGGGGCTGGCCCTGGGAATGACCGTCATCGCGCAGAATGTCGTTGTTCCGCCAATGCTTGCTCCACAAGATGCGCTGAGCATCACCAGCCCAGAGGTGGGGGAGCCTGATTTTACAATCAATAGCACCGCCGATACTATCGACGCAAACCCGGGCGATGGGCAGTGTGCGGATGCGGGCGGCCTGTGTACGCTGCGCGCAGCGATTATGGAGTCGAACGTGCTCCGGCTGACGCAGACGATTTACATTCCTGCTGGTACCTATTTGCTGACGATCCCTGGCGCGGATGAGGATGCGTCTGCCACGGGTGACCTCGATATCCTGGCCCCGGTTCTCATCGTGGGCGAAGATCAGGCTACGACAATTATTGATGGCAATAGCCTCGACCGTGTTTTCCATGTTTCATTTGTAGATGATTATCAGTCCCGTGGGAACTCTGCTATCACAAGTGTAACGATCCAGGGGGGTAACGCCCCGTATGGTGCCGGCATCCTTCATGAGAAGGGGAAATGGACTGTCCAGTTTTCTATTGTGAAGGATAATTATGCCTATGGTCAGTATCCATGTGGTTCTAGCGCTGGTGCAGCAGCATATGCTGCCGGTCCAACATCATTTTTATTCTTATATACCACTATCACAGAAAATCGCACGCCGAGCATATCAACAAACACTACTTTAGGTGCTATAGCAGGATTAAATGAAGTGCCTGCGCTTATTTATTCATCAGTCTATGATAATGAGACAGATTGGGCTGTCGTTCTGGCAAAATCGGATTGCAGTATGGAGCCAGACGAGATTCACACTATCATGCAGTATTCAACAATCGCAAATAATGCTGGTGGTGCAATTTATGTATATGACATGTACGCTGATTTGCAGAGCTTCACTGTATCAGGTAATGCACAGGGTATTTTGCTTGATAATCCATCAGATACAACCTCGCCTTTGTCAGAGCCTTTTAAAATTGATGCCCTAACAGTAGCAAACAATGGATCCTATGGCCTTAAAATCGATGGCGATTATGATCACGTCACAGTTACAAGCAGTATTCTAACTGGACATGCCCAAGATTGTGATGCCTCAGTTGCTCTGGCTCTATCATCCGGATATACCATAGCTTCTGATCACAGTCTCTATACCCAAGGGGCATGCCCTGTTGAGGATAGTGCAACAAATCTATTTAATACGGATCCCCTGCTACTGCCTTTGGCTGATAACGGAGGTTATACCCTCACGCATGCCGTAGCAGAAAATAGCCCTGCTATTGGAAACGGTCTTTGTGGGAATGACCAGCGGGGATATATACCGGTGAGGCCCCTAGCATGTACGACTGGATCTTACGAATACAATGACGCAGGAACAGACTTTCCTCCGACTTTAAACCTTTTAGACAGTACCGATTCCAGCTTTGTCATCCTTCCTGATGAACCTATGCAGCTTACGAGGCGAATCTTCTTTGAAATGCGTGGAGACATGTATGATCCTCTAGGCAATACGGCACCAAATGATGTTACCAATCCTGCAAATTACCTGCTAGCGATGCCCGGAGCCGATAATACCTTCCAGACCAGTAGTTGTGCGGCAGGTATTCAAGGTGATGACGTTGCGGTGCCAGTCACGAAGATTTTACATGGGAATCCATGGCCCGTGAATTATGGAGATACAACGCTCGCATCGGGTATATATGGTAGCGCGGGGATGCTAGAATTCG
The Phototrophicus methaneseepsis DNA segment above includes these coding regions:
- a CDS encoding serine hydrolase domain-containing protein, which codes for MAITDAIHAAIELVGAKLAYELEDRQIPGMSVGIVVDQDLIWHQGYGSANIEKGIAANEKTVYRVASITKLFTATMLMQLRDAGKLQLDDPIAKYLTDFAIQSNFPDAKSPTFRQIVSHSSGLPREGTHAGWRDMNMPTIEELIASLADLEMILPTMFEPKYSNLAIAILGHTLSKIAGQTYVEYVQEHILGPLGMTTTGFDRERYSEEEYAISYYLPSRGEPFAPAPHWNQNGFLPAGGMYSTVADMAKFMSLQFRDGEAGGSQILGSSTLREMHSPVLINDNFTVGYGIGFGMRPVANHKVIGHSGGLPGYTTNIAMVPALKLGVLVFTNTGTNPVEISDMMLRTLIPIFEAEEKRAIPKPTPEQLQSWKPYMGRYALRSLDDGIEIKVVDGWLKAVPADGNMAGSFRLEPYDEHRFKMVGGSSQGELMIFETDQNGDVTSLWMGRYPLDRIES
- a CDS encoding ABC transporter ATP-binding protein yields the protein MIRLSRYVNPFIFVVAMAIGLLFLQAIADLSLPYYTGNIVNVGIQQGGIEDAVPDAIRQSEMDRLLLFLSEEDANEVLAAFTLYDNTNATDDLLATYPALATEPVYVLTDTSEETITALNPIMGRAWLVVSGIEAALADPDSIDESMMSSEMPFDLSALPEGMDVFTVLQNLPDAMRNTFLGQVTERLDSMPETMLIQASVSAVKNEYAALGIDTATLQNTYVVTTGLIMLGISLVSGFSSIAVGYLAARTAAGMARNLRRDVFRKVESFSNSEFDKFSVASLITRTTNDITQLQILMVMLIRIVFYAPIMGVGGIIMALNTDATMWWTIAVAVGALMVMIFIMFNLVLPKFRIIQSLTDRLNLVARENLSGMMVIRAFNTQGFEEQRFDKANEDLTSTNLFVSRAIGLMMPAMMLIMNLTTLLIIWVGAHQVAEATMQVGDMIAFMQYAMQVVMSFLMMSIMFIMIPRAAVSADRIADVLETDPVIKDPKQPTSFPQSFHANVEFRNVSFRYPGAEADVLHNLNFTARPGETTAIIGSTGSGKSTLVNLIPRFYDVTEGEILISDVDIRNVNQDELHNKIGFNPQKALLFSGTIESNLRYADEDASQEALDEAARIAQAAPFIAEKPDGYQEEISQGGSNVSGGQRQRLAIARSLVNKPPIYVFDDSFSALDYKTDAALRRALREQTEDSTVIIISQRVSTIKHAEQIIVLDEGRIVGKGTHDDLMETCDVYREIAQSQLNMEELAS
- a CDS encoding MarR family winged helix-turn-helix transcriptional regulator; translated protein: MAETWDSHEVARHMLALFPKFRRAMTHHNQVVNDASIEEDTTLMQGFTLIQLIDEPMTVSDLARKRHVSLQAASTLVQVLVERGWIERVRKPDDRRQYLLQATDEGLARAEEMKQNLLEHTAKYFQGLTKEEIAAAQVFLPALERIIEERVVEDARKCR